The Tamandua tetradactyla isolate mTamTet1 chromosome 23, mTamTet1.pri, whole genome shotgun sequence genome includes a window with the following:
- the MEFV gene encoding pyrin isoform X1 translates to MLLAGCGLSLVHAMAKTPSDHLLFSLEDLVPYDFEKFKFKLQNTSLEKEQPRIPRGLLQMAGPVKVASLLISHYGEEDALRLTMQVLRAINQRLLAEELLRASGKEYPLEESVTNSSAMSCSPGGDKPKNLKISDGPENYGQRQRGDSSGSSVSGQSEAEKGSQKKCQGKRRDEKGSEGLDGPGKQGARSSTVSPRKSPFSSPGRVPWEKGKESPKLRRNFSSFSKLSELSNRSIYGSLGRKESRKFETYLPSGKKRPKSLEFTIYSGEKGSPNSDALLTQEGTRTLSPDSTATPRKVATLDVVAPEQGSKNPEPALTLGGGTLENSLDNPSLAEKTGGHPESTAPLKENGIGSPKAPESSGEMVDSAPHRPSNPQVPPLLGNKGAQNPEALASLRMAGCEGRPQDKAACSLCQAREGDQAGGTCMHDSCSCPPVPGDPGGHSPGGAQCQVPLPTKCSEGQEWPKGSPLPSPGSKPPSPCERHMKQPRLLFCEDHQEPVCLICSLSQEHRGHQVRPIEEAALECKEQIQRQLEHLKELKKYGEEQKSERDMEIANFLKQIETQKQRVQGQLQQLCRFLEVQEQHFMTWLEELGQTVGQVGGAYGTRVSQDIAFLDELIGRLEAKQCQLAWELMQDIGDTLHRAKTVTFPPPWATPPEVKEKIHLLYRRSESMVKSMKNFLETLRLEMGAFHVSDVTGAQAYAVNVTLDAKTAHPNLIFSKDLKSVRLGSKWDWLPESPDRFDSCIMVLGSPPFLSGRQYWEVDVGDKTGWVLGVCKSSISRKGNMALSPENGYWVVMMMRKNEYQASTVPPTHLRLRGPLKRVGIFLNYEAGDISFYNVTAKSHIYTFPCFSSSGPLQPIFSPGVHDGGKNTGPLVICPVDGQEPH, encoded by the exons ATGCTCCTGGCCGGCTGTGGCCTCTCCTTGGTCCACGCCATGGCCAAGACCCCCAGTGACCATCTGCTGTTCTCCCTGGAGGACCTGGTGCCCTATGACTTTGAGAAGTTCAAGTTCAAGCTGCAGAACACCAGCCTGGAGAAGGAGCAACCCCGCATCCCCCGGGGCCTGCTGCAGATGGCCGGGCCTGTGAAGGTGGCCTCTCTGCTCATCAGCCACTACGGGGAGGAGGACGCTCTGCGGCTGACCATGCAGGTGCTGCGGGCCATCAACCAGCGCCTCCTGGCCGAGGAGCTCCTCAGGGCCTCGGGGAAGG AATATCCCCTGGAGGAAAGTGTCACCAACAGTTCTGCAATGTCGTGCTCCCCGGGAGGGGATAAGCCCAAGAACCTGAAGATATCAGATGGCCCAGAAAATTACGGGCAGCGGCAAAGGGGCGATAGCTCTGGCAGCTCAGTGTCAGGCCAGTCTGAGGCCGAGAAGGGGTCCCAGAAGAAGTGTCAGGGCAAACGGAGAGATGAGAAGGGCTCCGAGGGTCTGGATGGGCCAGGCAAGCAAGGGGCCAGGAGTTCGACTGTGTCTCCCAGGAAGAGTCCTTTCTCATCTCCGGGCAGGGTGCCctgggagaaggggaaagagagtcCCAAACTGCGCAGGAACTTCAGCTCGTTCAGTAAGCTGTCCGAGCTCTCCAACCGGTCAATTTACGGATCCCTTGGAAGAAAAGAGTCCAGGAAATTTGAAACATATTTACCCTCTGGAAAGAAGAGGCCCAAAAGTCTCGAATTTACCATTTATTCAGGAGAGAAAGGATCCCCCAATTCAGACGCTCTTCTGACCCAAGAGGGGACAAGAACTCTAAGTCCAGACTCAACAGCCACTCCGAGGAAAGTGGCCACTCTGGATGTAGTGGCTCCAGAGCAAGGGTCCAAGAATCCAGAGCCTGCTCTGACTCTGGGGGGAGGTACACTCGAGAATTCACTTGACAACCCCTCGCTGGCTGAGAAGACCGGGGGGCATCCAGAATCCACAGCCCCcttgaaagaaaatggaattggGAGTCCAAAGGCCCCCGAGAGCTCGGGGGAAATGGTGGACAGTGCACCCCATCGGCCTTCAAATCCGCAAGTCCCTCCTTTGCTGGGGAATAAAGGAGCCCAGAATCCAGAAGCTCTGGCATCTTTACgaatggcaggctgtgaag GGCGGCCGCAGGACAAGGCTGCGTGTTCCCTCTGCCAGGCCCGGGAAGGAGACCAGGCTGGTGGTACCTGCATGCACGATTCCTGCAGCTGCCCGCCGGTTCCTGGCGACCCGGGCGGCCACTCACCCGGTGGCGCACAGTGCCAGGTCCCGCTCCCAACAAAATGCTCCGAAGGCCAGGAGTGGCCGAAGGGCTCGCCGTTGCCCAGCCCCGGCTCCAAGCCCCCGTCTCCGTGTGAGCGGCACATGAAGCAGCCCCGCCTGCTCTTCTGCGAGGACCACCAGGAGCCCGTGTGCCTCATCTGCAGCCTGAGCCAGGAGCACCGGGGTCACCAGGTGCGCCCCATCGAGGAGGCCGCCTTGGAATGCAAG GAACAAATTCAGAGGCAACTGGAGCATCTAAAGGAGTTGAAAAAATATGGGGAGGAGCAGAAATCGGAGAGGGACATGGAAATAGCAAACTTCTTG AAACAAATCGAAACTCAGAAGCAGAGGGTCCAGGGCCAGCTGCAGCAGCTGTGCCGCTTCCTGGAGGTACAAGAGCAGCACTTCATGACCTGGCTGGAGGAACTGGGCCAGACTGTTGGCCAGGTGGGGGGTGCGTATGGCACCCGCGTGTCCCAGGACATCGCCTTTCTTGATGAGCTCATTGGGAGGCTGGAGGCAAAGCAGTGCCAGCTGGCATGGGAGCTTATGCAG GACATTGGAGACACCCTGCACAG GGCTAAGACAGTAACCTTCCCTCCACCATGGGCCACCCCTccagaagtaaaagaaaagatcCACCTCCTCTACCGGAGATCAGAGTCTATGGTGAAGAGCATGAAGAACTTCTTGG AAACCCTGCGTTTGGAAATGGGGGCTTTCCATG TTTCAGACGTGACAGGTGCTCAGGCATATGCAG TGAATGTGACTCTGGATGCAAAAACAGCCCATCCTAACCTCATCTTCTCTAAAGATCTGAAGAGTGTGAGACTTGGAAGCAAGTGGGACTGGTTGCCCGAGAGCCCAGATAGATTCGATAGCTGCATCATGGTACTGGGCTCTCCACCCTTCCTCTCTGGACGCCAGTACTGGGAAGTGGACGTGGGTGACAAGACAGGGTGGGTGCTGGGAGTGTGCAAGTCATCCATCAGCAGGAAAGGGAACATGGCTCTCTCACCCGAGAATGGCTActgggtggtgatgatgatgaggaAAAATGAATACCAGGCGTCCACCGTGCCCCCTACCCACCTACGATTGAGGGGGCCTCTCAAGCGGGTGGGCATCTTCCTGAACTATGAGGCTGGAGACATTTCCTTCTACAACGTGACAGCCAAATCCCACATCTACACGTTCCCTTGCTTCTCTTCCTCTGGGCCCCTTCAACCCATCTTCAGCCCTGGGGTGCATGATGGAGGGAAGAACACAGGGCCTCTTGTCATCTGCCCAGTGGATGGCCAGGAGCCTCACTGA
- the MEFV gene encoding pyrin isoform X2 produces the protein MSCSPGGDKPKNLKISDGPENYGQRQRGDSSGSSVSGQSEAEKGSQKKCQGKRRDEKGSEGLDGPGKQGARSSTVSPRKSPFSSPGRVPWEKGKESPKLRRNFSSFSKLSELSNRSIYGSLGRKESRKFETYLPSGKKRPKSLEFTIYSGEKGSPNSDALLTQEGTRTLSPDSTATPRKVATLDVVAPEQGSKNPEPALTLGGGTLENSLDNPSLAEKTGGHPESTAPLKENGIGSPKAPESSGEMVDSAPHRPSNPQVPPLLGNKGAQNPEALASLRMAGCEGRPQDKAACSLCQAREGDQAGGTCMHDSCSCPPVPGDPGGHSPGGAQCQVPLPTKCSEGQEWPKGSPLPSPGSKPPSPCERHMKQPRLLFCEDHQEPVCLICSLSQEHRGHQVRPIEEAALECKEQIQRQLEHLKELKKYGEEQKSERDMEIANFLKQIETQKQRVQGQLQQLCRFLEVQEQHFMTWLEELGQTVGQVGGAYGTRVSQDIAFLDELIGRLEAKQCQLAWELMQDIGDTLHRAKTVTFPPPWATPPEVKEKIHLLYRRSESMVKSMKNFLETLRLEMGAFHVSDVTGAQAYAVNVTLDAKTAHPNLIFSKDLKSVRLGSKWDWLPESPDRFDSCIMVLGSPPFLSGRQYWEVDVGDKTGWVLGVCKSSISRKGNMALSPENGYWVVMMMRKNEYQASTVPPTHLRLRGPLKRVGIFLNYEAGDISFYNVTAKSHIYTFPCFSSSGPLQPIFSPGVHDGGKNTGPLVICPVDGQEPH, from the exons ATGTCGTGCTCCCCGGGAGGGGATAAGCCCAAGAACCTGAAGATATCAGATGGCCCAGAAAATTACGGGCAGCGGCAAAGGGGCGATAGCTCTGGCAGCTCAGTGTCAGGCCAGTCTGAGGCCGAGAAGGGGTCCCAGAAGAAGTGTCAGGGCAAACGGAGAGATGAGAAGGGCTCCGAGGGTCTGGATGGGCCAGGCAAGCAAGGGGCCAGGAGTTCGACTGTGTCTCCCAGGAAGAGTCCTTTCTCATCTCCGGGCAGGGTGCCctgggagaaggggaaagagagtcCCAAACTGCGCAGGAACTTCAGCTCGTTCAGTAAGCTGTCCGAGCTCTCCAACCGGTCAATTTACGGATCCCTTGGAAGAAAAGAGTCCAGGAAATTTGAAACATATTTACCCTCTGGAAAGAAGAGGCCCAAAAGTCTCGAATTTACCATTTATTCAGGAGAGAAAGGATCCCCCAATTCAGACGCTCTTCTGACCCAAGAGGGGACAAGAACTCTAAGTCCAGACTCAACAGCCACTCCGAGGAAAGTGGCCACTCTGGATGTAGTGGCTCCAGAGCAAGGGTCCAAGAATCCAGAGCCTGCTCTGACTCTGGGGGGAGGTACACTCGAGAATTCACTTGACAACCCCTCGCTGGCTGAGAAGACCGGGGGGCATCCAGAATCCACAGCCCCcttgaaagaaaatggaattggGAGTCCAAAGGCCCCCGAGAGCTCGGGGGAAATGGTGGACAGTGCACCCCATCGGCCTTCAAATCCGCAAGTCCCTCCTTTGCTGGGGAATAAAGGAGCCCAGAATCCAGAAGCTCTGGCATCTTTACgaatggcaggctgtgaag GGCGGCCGCAGGACAAGGCTGCGTGTTCCCTCTGCCAGGCCCGGGAAGGAGACCAGGCTGGTGGTACCTGCATGCACGATTCCTGCAGCTGCCCGCCGGTTCCTGGCGACCCGGGCGGCCACTCACCCGGTGGCGCACAGTGCCAGGTCCCGCTCCCAACAAAATGCTCCGAAGGCCAGGAGTGGCCGAAGGGCTCGCCGTTGCCCAGCCCCGGCTCCAAGCCCCCGTCTCCGTGTGAGCGGCACATGAAGCAGCCCCGCCTGCTCTTCTGCGAGGACCACCAGGAGCCCGTGTGCCTCATCTGCAGCCTGAGCCAGGAGCACCGGGGTCACCAGGTGCGCCCCATCGAGGAGGCCGCCTTGGAATGCAAG GAACAAATTCAGAGGCAACTGGAGCATCTAAAGGAGTTGAAAAAATATGGGGAGGAGCAGAAATCGGAGAGGGACATGGAAATAGCAAACTTCTTG AAACAAATCGAAACTCAGAAGCAGAGGGTCCAGGGCCAGCTGCAGCAGCTGTGCCGCTTCCTGGAGGTACAAGAGCAGCACTTCATGACCTGGCTGGAGGAACTGGGCCAGACTGTTGGCCAGGTGGGGGGTGCGTATGGCACCCGCGTGTCCCAGGACATCGCCTTTCTTGATGAGCTCATTGGGAGGCTGGAGGCAAAGCAGTGCCAGCTGGCATGGGAGCTTATGCAG GACATTGGAGACACCCTGCACAG GGCTAAGACAGTAACCTTCCCTCCACCATGGGCCACCCCTccagaagtaaaagaaaagatcCACCTCCTCTACCGGAGATCAGAGTCTATGGTGAAGAGCATGAAGAACTTCTTGG AAACCCTGCGTTTGGAAATGGGGGCTTTCCATG TTTCAGACGTGACAGGTGCTCAGGCATATGCAG TGAATGTGACTCTGGATGCAAAAACAGCCCATCCTAACCTCATCTTCTCTAAAGATCTGAAGAGTGTGAGACTTGGAAGCAAGTGGGACTGGTTGCCCGAGAGCCCAGATAGATTCGATAGCTGCATCATGGTACTGGGCTCTCCACCCTTCCTCTCTGGACGCCAGTACTGGGAAGTGGACGTGGGTGACAAGACAGGGTGGGTGCTGGGAGTGTGCAAGTCATCCATCAGCAGGAAAGGGAACATGGCTCTCTCACCCGAGAATGGCTActgggtggtgatgatgatgaggaAAAATGAATACCAGGCGTCCACCGTGCCCCCTACCCACCTACGATTGAGGGGGCCTCTCAAGCGGGTGGGCATCTTCCTGAACTATGAGGCTGGAGACATTTCCTTCTACAACGTGACAGCCAAATCCCACATCTACACGTTCCCTTGCTTCTCTTCCTCTGGGCCCCTTCAACCCATCTTCAGCCCTGGGGTGCATGATGGAGGGAAGAACACAGGGCCTCTTGTCATCTGCCCAGTGGATGGCCAGGAGCCTCACTGA